A window of the Pelorhabdus rhamnosifermentans genome harbors these coding sequences:
- a CDS encoding ANTAR domain-containing response regulator, with translation MKTLSILLAEDEILIREDMKEALEEAGHIVCAECDNGKKAIEQAKQMQPELAILDIMMPELDGLETAQMMHELNIPVVMVTANSQAKLIQRAEKVHVYGYIIKPVSEQNLLAAVQIAYARWREMDCTSNELQKMQATLCAQKTISKARSLIQDRLGLSASEAHRRLLQEATKRQMPLATLAEKILQQM, from the coding sequence ATGAAGACATTATCAATTTTATTGGCAGAAGATGAAATTTTGATTCGAGAGGATATGAAAGAGGCATTAGAGGAAGCGGGGCATATTGTTTGTGCTGAATGTGATAATGGGAAAAAAGCGATTGAACAAGCAAAACAAATGCAGCCGGAATTGGCAATCTTGGATATCATGATGCCAGAACTAGATGGTTTAGAGACAGCTCAAATGATGCATGAACTGAATATTCCAGTGGTTATGGTGACGGCGAACAGTCAGGCGAAACTAATTCAACGAGCAGAAAAGGTTCATGTTTATGGGTATATTATAAAGCCAGTTTCAGAGCAGAATCTTTTGGCTGCAGTGCAGATTGCATATGCACGCTGGCGTGAGATGGATTGCACGAGTAATGAATTGCAAAAAATGCAGGCGACTTTGTGTGCCCAAAAAACGATTAGTAAGGCGCGATCTTTGATTCAGGATCGATTGGGGCTTTCGGCGTCAGAGGCACATCGCCGTCTTTTACAGGAGGCAACGAAGCGGCAAATGCCGTTGGCAACGCTTGCTGAAAAAATCTTGCAGCAAATGTAG
- the eat gene encoding ethanolamine permease, with the protein MEVSKSVALEEKHEAANLSRVLKPIHLWALTVGLVISGNYFGWSYGFAAGGVMGLALALVPVTIFYVTFILSYSELATAIPHAGGPSAYARRALGKFGGYMNGISCLIEFVFAPPAIALAVGGYVHAMVPGINVMAATVAAFLFFIFLNYWGMKVSATFELTVTVIALVGLVIYWGLALPHFELSRVMTTPYLPNGFQGVMAAVPFAIWFYLAIEGGAMSAEEMVNPQKDISKGFLTGMGSLMAMAFLTLFLTAGIVDTKLIDGVDFPLPLALSAVFGDGSFPVLLMSGIGLFGLVASLHGIILGYSRQTYAMARTGYLPKFLAKLDEKHHTPVWALILPGLICLGTALTGLTDVVITISAFGSVVMYIFSLISLFVLRKKEPDLKRPFRVSYPIIPIISILMAVFCLISLLIASSDVLPYVVGIYAVAILYYLIWGNKNIRPFEEEFGVLDELDQ; encoded by the coding sequence ATGGAAGTCAGTAAAAGTGTAGCTTTAGAAGAGAAACACGAAGCAGCAAATTTATCGAGAGTTTTGAAACCAATCCATTTATGGGCATTAACCGTTGGTCTGGTCATTTCTGGTAATTACTTTGGCTGGAGTTATGGTTTTGCAGCTGGCGGGGTTATGGGATTAGCTCTTGCACTTGTTCCAGTTACTATTTTTTATGTGACCTTTATCTTATCCTATTCGGAACTTGCTACAGCGATTCCACATGCCGGCGGCCCCTCTGCATATGCACGTCGAGCTTTAGGAAAATTTGGCGGATATATGAATGGTATTAGTTGTTTGATTGAATTCGTATTTGCACCACCCGCAATCGCACTTGCTGTAGGTGGTTATGTCCATGCAATGGTGCCGGGCATCAATGTTATGGCAGCGACCGTAGCAGCTTTTCTATTTTTTATTTTTTTAAATTATTGGGGCATGAAAGTTTCCGCTACTTTTGAACTTACTGTAACCGTTATTGCTTTAGTCGGGCTTGTTATATACTGGGGTTTGGCTCTTCCTCATTTTGAACTGTCTCGTGTTATGACTACACCATATCTGCCAAATGGGTTTCAAGGGGTTATGGCAGCTGTACCTTTTGCCATATGGTTTTATTTGGCGATTGAAGGTGGTGCAATGAGTGCCGAAGAAATGGTGAATCCGCAAAAAGATATTTCGAAAGGCTTTTTAACGGGAATGGGGAGTCTGATGGCTATGGCCTTTTTGACTTTATTCTTAACAGCAGGCATTGTCGATACCAAATTGATCGATGGTGTTGATTTTCCATTACCGCTGGCATTAAGTGCGGTCTTTGGCGATGGATCTTTTCCTGTTTTACTTATGAGCGGAATTGGTTTGTTTGGTCTGGTAGCTTCGCTGCATGGCATTATTTTAGGTTATTCACGCCAAACTTATGCGATGGCGCGTACTGGTTATTTACCGAAATTTTTGGCTAAGTTAGATGAAAAACATCATACGCCGGTATGGGCATTGATTCTTCCAGGGCTCATCTGTCTGGGGACCGCATTAACAGGACTTACCGATGTAGTCATTACAATTTCAGCTTTTGGTTCAGTTGTGATGTACATTTTCAGTTTGATCAGCCTTTTCGTGCTTCGTAAAAAGGAACCGGACTTGAAACGACCATTTCGGGTATCCTATCCAATTATACCGATCATTAGCATTCTCATGGCTGTTTTTTGCTTAATTAGCTTATTGATTGCATCCAGTGATGTCTTGCCTTATGTAGTAGGTATTTATGCTGTGGCTATTCTTTATTACCTCATTTGGGGCAACAAGAATATTCGCCCCTTTGAAGAAGAATTCGGTGTTTTAGATGAACTGGATCAATAA
- a CDS encoding ethanolamine ammonia-lyase reactivating factor EutA: MRQELLSVGIDLGTTTSQVIFSRITIESSVITAIPEVEIIEKSILYRSKIYFTPMKTVGVIDVEQLKKVIVDEYEAAGVLKEDIATGAIIITGETARKKNAAEVLAVLSDFAGDFVVATAGPDLESVLAGYGAGAAELSEQLPEKIANFDIGGGTTNAAVFQAGQVQDSFALDIGGRLICLDEQHRITYISKKINELIQKLGLPLSLGANANLNELIKLTDAFAAMLLNIALGKTLDGETKRLFIGHMHQGLHLRNIMFSGGVAEFIYNGHEIRDMKDVNLFGDIGPLLGWSIRKILKDRPITLLLAKEKIRATVIGAGSYSLHISGSTVIFDDSVVPLKNLPVLKIKNIELMREEIINKRYLFPEEMVAIAFAGERSPSYCKIKEMAAAIIAGLQEFDQPLIVVVEHDFAKALGQTLQLLAVDKSVICLDCIKTETGDYIDIGKSVASVVPVVVKTLLFKS, from the coding sequence ATGAGACAAGAGCTTTTGAGCGTAGGCATTGATTTGGGAACGACGACGTCGCAGGTGATTTTCAGCCGGATTACGATTGAAAGTTCAGTTATAACGGCAATTCCTGAAGTGGAAATTATCGAGAAAAGCATTCTATATCGAAGTAAAATTTATTTTACACCAATGAAAACCGTTGGTGTAATTGATGTAGAACAGTTAAAAAAGGTGATCGTTGATGAATACGAAGCGGCAGGTGTGCTAAAAGAGGATATTGCCACCGGGGCGATTATTATTACCGGTGAAACGGCTCGTAAGAAAAATGCAGCTGAGGTGCTTGCTGTTCTATCAGATTTTGCCGGAGACTTTGTCGTAGCAACGGCTGGACCGGATTTGGAGTCGGTTTTGGCAGGGTATGGGGCTGGGGCAGCTGAGTTATCGGAGCAGCTCCCAGAAAAAATCGCTAATTTTGATATCGGCGGCGGGACAACAAATGCTGCTGTATTTCAAGCCGGGCAAGTGCAGGATTCTTTTGCTTTAGATATTGGCGGCCGACTGATTTGCTTGGATGAACAACATAGGATTACATATATATCAAAAAAAATTAACGAATTGATTCAAAAATTAGGCTTGCCACTTTCTTTAGGTGCAAACGCAAACTTAAATGAACTGATCAAGCTGACGGACGCTTTTGCGGCGATGCTTTTGAACATTGCTTTAGGCAAAACGCTTGATGGGGAAACGAAACGACTCTTTATTGGACATATGCATCAAGGTTTGCATCTTAGAAATATTATGTTTTCGGGCGGGGTCGCAGAATTTATTTATAATGGGCACGAAATACGAGATATGAAAGATGTTAATTTATTCGGGGACATTGGTCCGTTACTGGGATGGTCAATCCGCAAAATCTTGAAAGATAGGCCGATCACGCTGTTATTGGCTAAAGAAAAAATACGTGCCACTGTTATTGGTGCTGGTAGTTATTCGTTGCATATCAGTGGAAGTACTGTAATATTTGATGATAGCGTAGTACCGCTTAAAAATTTGCCAGTGCTAAAAATAAAAAATATCGAATTGATGCGAGAAGAAATTATAAATAAGCGTTACCTGTTTCCAGAAGAAATGGTTGCAATTGCTTTTGCAGGGGAGAGGTCGCCATCTTATTGTAAAATTAAAGAAATGGCGGCAGCAATTATTGCAGGCTTGCAGGAATTTGACCAACCATTGATCGTTGTTGTTGAACATGATTTTGCTAAGGCTTTAGGGCAAACTTTGCAACTCTTGGCCGTGGATAAAAGCGTGATTTGTTTGGACTGCATTAAGACAGAAACGGGTGATTATATTGATATCGGCAAGTCTGTGGCTAGCGTGGTACCCGTGGTGGTTAAGACTTTGTTGTTTAAAAGTTGA
- a CDS encoding ethanolamine ammonia-lyase subunit EutB — protein sequence MKLKTSLFGNVYSFRDVKDVLAKANEEKSGDLLAGIAARNTVERVAAKVVLADMTLKDLRNNPVVPYEEDDVTRVDQDALDSVAFNKIKSLTVGEFREFILSAEESDIAAIRQGLTAEMVAGVAKLMSNMDLVCASAKMHVIATCNTTIGRPGTLSARLQPNHATDNIAGIMASLMEGLSYGVGDAVIGLNPAVDSIESVASVLKEFKNFIDKWKIPTQNCVLAHVTTQMKILEENVAPMDLMFQSLAGSEIASRAFGINVKLMDEAYAMMKERKSSFGPNFMYFETGQGSELSSDGHHGADQLVMEARCYAFAKRYNPFLVNTVVGFIGPEYLYDGRQMIRAGLEDHFMGKLSGLSMGVDVCYTNHMKADQNDLENLAMMLTLADCNYIMGIPGGDDVMLMYQTTSYHDAAALRRIGHKRTIAEFDRRMEELGIFKDGQLTEKAGDPSIFMV from the coding sequence ATGAAGTTGAAAACAAGTTTATTTGGAAATGTATATTCGTTTCGGGATGTGAAAGATGTACTGGCTAAAGCCAATGAAGAAAAATCTGGTGATTTACTGGCGGGTATTGCTGCAAGAAATACAGTTGAACGCGTTGCCGCCAAAGTTGTTTTAGCAGATATGACGCTCAAAGATTTGCGAAATAATCCAGTTGTTCCATATGAAGAAGATGATGTTACGCGGGTGGATCAGGATGCTTTGGATAGTGTTGCATTTAATAAAATAAAATCACTAACGGTGGGTGAGTTTCGAGAATTTATACTTAGCGCTGAAGAATCAGATATAGCGGCGATAAGGCAGGGACTTACAGCTGAAATGGTAGCCGGAGTCGCAAAACTCATGAGTAATATGGATCTTGTGTGCGCGTCGGCAAAGATGCATGTCATAGCAACCTGCAATACGACCATCGGCAGACCGGGAACCTTGTCGGCTCGTTTGCAGCCAAATCATGCCACGGATAATATAGCAGGTATAATGGCTTCATTAATGGAAGGCCTAAGCTACGGCGTGGGAGATGCGGTGATTGGTTTAAATCCAGCGGTTGATTCGATTGAAAGTGTAGCCTCGGTGCTGAAAGAATTTAAAAATTTCATAGATAAATGGAAAATTCCGACACAAAACTGTGTGCTGGCGCATGTTACGACGCAGATGAAAATTTTAGAGGAAAATGTCGCGCCAATGGATTTGATGTTCCAAAGTCTGGCTGGATCAGAGATTGCCAGCAGGGCTTTTGGCATCAATGTTAAGTTGATGGATGAAGCTTATGCGATGATGAAGGAACGGAAAAGTTCATTTGGGCCTAATTTCATGTATTTTGAAACGGGTCAAGGTTCCGAACTTTCTTCAGATGGACACCACGGCGCAGATCAATTAGTTATGGAGGCAAGATGTTATGCCTTTGCGAAACGATATAACCCTTTTCTCGTAAATACGGTAGTCGGGTTTATTGGACCGGAATATCTTTATGATGGCCGCCAGATGATTCGGGCAGGACTTGAAGATCATTTTATGGGGAAACTTTCCGGGCTTTCGATGGGAGTCGATGTATGTTATACGAATCACATGAAGGCTGATCAGAACGACTTGGAGAATTTGGCAATGATGCTGACTTTGGCAGATTGCAATTATATTATGGGAATACCAGGCGGGGATGATGTTATGCTAATGTATCAGACGACGAGCTATCACGATGCAGCGGCTCTTAGAAGAATTGGCCACAAAAGAACGATTGCAGAGTTTGATCGACGCATGGAGGAATTGGGTATCTTCAAAGATGGCCAATTGACTGAAAAAGCAGGTGATCCGTCCATATTTATGGTGTAA
- the eutC gene encoding ethanolamine ammonia-lyase subunit EutC: MEELVRDISLPEIKEKVLVNEPVSMESCQRLKKTTNARICVGRSGERFRTETLLKFRADHAIAMDTVWSHVDESIIDRLGFYKVQTMVKDKEEYIRRPDLGRVFSPETMESIKKNCIKKPDVQIIAADGLSAYAINANLEDIYSIMVDGLQEKGYTLGTPIFVKYSRVATMDKISEALGAKVTIQFIGERPGLATGESMSVYMAYEASSLKPESQRTIVSNIYKEGIPPVEAGAQVIYLTDVLMREKKSGVELKL, encoded by the coding sequence ATGGAAGAATTAGTTCGAGATATCTCTTTGCCGGAAATAAAAGAAAAAGTATTGGTAAATGAGCCGGTTAGTATGGAGAGTTGTCAGAGACTGAAAAAGACAACCAATGCTCGTATTTGTGTGGGACGATCTGGTGAACGATTTAGAACGGAAACCTTACTGAAATTTCGTGCGGATCATGCAATTGCCATGGATACGGTGTGGTCGCATGTTGACGAAAGCATTATCGACCGTTTAGGTTTTTATAAGGTACAGACAATGGTCAAAGATAAAGAAGAATATATTCGTCGCCCGGATTTGGGTAGAGTTTTTTCACCAGAAACGATGGAATCTATCAAGAAAAATTGTATCAAAAAGCCGGATGTACAGATTATTGCTGCCGATGGTTTGAGTGCTTACGCGATCAATGCAAATCTGGAAGATATTTATTCAATCATGGTGGATGGACTTCAGGAAAAGGGGTATACGCTAGGCACTCCTATTTTTGTTAAATATAGTAGAGTGGCAACCATGGATAAGATCAGTGAAGCGTTAGGAGCAAAGGTGACAATTCAATTCATTGGTGAACGACCGGGGCTTGCCACCGGTGAAAGTATGAGCGTATACATGGCTTATGAAGCCAGCTCCCTAAAACCGGAATCGCAACGTACTATAGTATCCAATATCTATAAAGAGGGGATTCCTCCGGTAGAGGCCGGCGCGCAGGTTATTTATTTGACAGACGTTTTGATGCGAGAAAAGAAAAGCGGCGTAGAGTTGAAACTATAA
- a CDS encoding YibE/F family protein, with amino-acid sequence MMKKIMIRLCVAIFLLVGSIALYQYGQVDRPALVNTDGRIFQRGIVTDVIKDNLQENGSRIGDQIVHVKFKDKENTGHVVEANCPNGLLFGAVCKPGMDVVVISSKMGSINLHTIYSMDRSMPIFLFIALFLLLLCLIGGKKGIKSAVALIFTFIWFLFLFFPMLLHGIQPIVAAILTSFLILVTTIYLINGITIKALSAGIASIGGIFTAGLTAILFGKATALSGYNVSNIESLLFVAQNMPIDVGQILFAGILFASLGAVMDIAMDVASAVDELQKKNKNLSPKDLFESGLRVGRDVMGTMSTTLILAFFGGSLGVWVLNYAYNLPYLQLLNSNAVGIELMQGLAGSLGVILTVPLTAACSAWLPEYVKKREKLFL; translated from the coding sequence ATGATGAAAAAAATTATGATCCGTTTATGTGTTGCTATATTTTTGTTAGTCGGTAGTATTGCTTTATACCAATATGGGCAGGTAGATCGCCCTGCCCTTGTCAATACGGACGGACGTATTTTTCAGCGAGGAATAGTCACAGATGTGATCAAAGATAATTTGCAGGAAAATGGCAGCCGGATTGGCGACCAGATTGTTCATGTAAAATTTAAAGACAAAGAAAATACAGGACATGTTGTCGAAGCAAATTGTCCGAATGGCTTACTGTTTGGGGCAGTTTGCAAACCGGGAATGGACGTAGTAGTAATTTCCAGTAAAATGGGTTCGATAAATCTTCATACCATTTATAGTATGGATCGCTCAATGCCAATTTTTTTGTTTATAGCACTATTTTTACTGCTGCTTTGTCTTATTGGCGGGAAAAAGGGAATTAAATCCGCGGTTGCGTTGATTTTTACATTTATCTGGTTCTTGTTTCTTTTTTTTCCCATGCTTTTACATGGTATTCAACCGATTGTGGCGGCAATTTTGACTTCTTTCCTTATTTTGGTGACTACGATTTATTTGATCAATGGGATTACAATAAAGGCTCTTTCGGCCGGAATCGCTTCGATTGGCGGGATTTTTACAGCGGGGTTAACAGCTATTTTATTTGGCAAAGCAACCGCTTTGTCTGGTTATAATGTATCTAATATTGAATCGTTGCTGTTTGTTGCACAAAATATGCCGATTGATGTAGGTCAGATTTTATTTGCAGGAATTTTATTTGCGAGCCTTGGGGCGGTTATGGATATTGCAATGGATGTAGCTTCAGCCGTCGATGAGTTACAAAAGAAAAATAAAAATTTGTCACCTAAGGATCTCTTTGAGAGCGGCTTGCGTGTAGGGCGCGATGTCATGGGTACTATGTCCACCACTTTGATTTTAGCTTTCTTCGGAGGTTCTCTTGGAGTATGGGTTCTAAATTACGCTTATAATCTGCCTTATTTGCAGCTGCTCAACTCCAATGCAGTGGGGATTGAACTGATGCAAGGCCTGGCTGGAAGTTTGGGCGTTATTTTGACAGTCCCATTGACGGCTGCATGTTCAGCTTGGCTGCCGGAATACGTAAAAAAAAGAGAAAAATTATTCCTGTGA
- a CDS encoding fibronectin type III domain-containing protein, translated as MGKRKKKLSFYIIAALCVASTGFAATEHWTDASLTPQEVTKTVVGDETDWQNWKDHWDMIKTNYEQVSVAPGIDASHLNFGWYSQEQTANAEVRIAKTKDMHDAKVFQGTCEPGTIINDVTYYTNKTEVSGLKADKSYWYQVKIDGNWQDAQEFKTGNPDDFSFMYVGDPQIGASTGSILTDDSKQDAEMATRNDAYNWNKTLNKALAQHPEINFLVSPGDQINEPASDQKPEKLQLQEEQYSGYLSAAALRNLPEATSIGNHDSMTVGYKNHFNVPNQFFEEQNPTQAGHGYYYTYGNALFIVINANNYNAADHKALIEKAVAANPKEKWRIVVMHQDIYGSGQDHSDSDGMLLRTQLTPIYDANHIDVVLQGHDHTYARTYQLSSDGKEHGDFPEYKVAGQEGQHHNILDLALKDSSNRNTFLSQNLCYTIEDMQQGKLVNPKGVFYMSANSATGSKYYNLIPQQQDYIAVRSQTWRPTYSVIRITSNQFTLSTYDVESGTAIDEPYTIIKK; from the coding sequence ATGGGGAAAAGGAAAAAGAAATTATCATTTTACATAATTGCAGCTTTGTGTGTCGCTTCGACAGGATTTGCAGCAACAGAGCATTGGACAGATGCATCGTTAACGCCGCAGGAAGTGACCAAGACAGTCGTTGGCGATGAAACTGATTGGCAAAACTGGAAAGATCATTGGGATATGATCAAGACAAATTATGAACAGGTCTCGGTAGCTCCAGGTATAGATGCATCTCACTTGAATTTTGGCTGGTATTCACAGGAACAAACCGCTAATGCGGAAGTTCGAATTGCAAAAACGAAAGATATGCATGACGCAAAGGTTTTCCAAGGGACTTGTGAACCGGGAACAATTATAAATGACGTAACCTATTATACAAATAAAACGGAAGTGTCCGGCCTTAAGGCTGATAAAAGTTATTGGTATCAAGTGAAAATTGATGGTAACTGGCAAGATGCTCAAGAATTTAAAACAGGAAATCCGGATGATTTTTCCTTTATGTATGTGGGTGATCCGCAGATTGGCGCTTCAACGGGATCTATTTTAACTGATGACAGCAAACAAGATGCAGAAATGGCCACTCGAAATGATGCTTATAATTGGAATAAGACTTTGAATAAGGCCTTGGCGCAGCATCCGGAAATCAATTTTCTCGTATCGCCAGGAGATCAAATCAATGAACCGGCATCAGACCAAAAACCGGAAAAACTTCAATTGCAAGAAGAACAATATTCCGGATATTTGTCGGCGGCAGCCTTGCGTAACTTGCCGGAAGCAACAAGCATTGGCAATCATGACAGTATGACAGTAGGCTATAAAAATCATTTCAATGTACCCAATCAATTTTTTGAAGAACAGAATCCGACTCAAGCAGGACATGGCTATTATTATACCTATGGAAATGCTTTGTTTATTGTAATTAATGCAAACAATTATAATGCAGCGGATCATAAGGCTTTGATTGAAAAAGCAGTAGCGGCAAATCCAAAAGAAAAATGGCGGATTGTTGTCATGCATCAAGATATTTATGGAAGCGGACAGGATCATTCCGATTCGGATGGTATGCTCTTACGTACGCAACTTACACCCATTTATGACGCGAACCATATTGACGTAGTACTGCAAGGGCATGATCACACATATGCCAGAACCTATCAATTGAGCAGTGACGGCAAAGAGCACGGAGATTTTCCGGAATACAAAGTGGCGGGGCAAGAAGGACAGCACCATAATATTTTAGATCTTGCCTTGAAAGATTCGAGCAATCGAAATACTTTCTTGTCACAAAATCTTTGCTATACAATCGAAGATATGCAACAAGGAAAATTGGTTAATCCCAAAGGCGTATTCTACATGTCGGCAAATTCTGCGACAGGATCTAAGTATTACAATTTGATTCCGCAACAACAGGATTACATTGCTGTTCGCAGCCAGACTTGGCGTCCTACCTATTCGGTAATTCGAATTACATCAAATCAATTTACTCTCTCTACCTATGATGTAGAATCTGGTACAGCAATTGACGAACCATATACTATTATCAAAAAATAA
- a CDS encoding clostripain-related cysteine peptidase: MTALINTRSRAEKWTVLLYFAGNNDLAPELSRQLQLIQNVEIPEDIHIGIQFGKAPKEDDSDDWGGVRRYISKNGALVLTDAFTYINMGKPLSFIEFLMWGYTQFDTERLMLVMSGHSAGFAGIMMEYYRETLDLISIQDFTQGLAYFHQQTGKNIDILLFDTCYMNTIEVWYELALTSGHPIEYLLLPQNSPIEGLPCHALIDLLTKNEKENFSVEDTAKNITLSFSQKFSNDYAVFAVSLDKAHFLTLKELINSLANLMIDNNLFDRLPSLYAKPSALISLYDLVRQLKACFSAENACCSELENILAQLVLSPKLSEFQQHRNIGPCLYLPNDPAQYFKFQTYYDELAFARNNRWLEVLRRKRG; encoded by the coding sequence TTGACAGCCCTGATAAATACTAGGTCACGAGCTGAAAAATGGACAGTGCTGCTGTATTTTGCCGGAAACAATGACCTGGCGCCTGAATTATCTCGGCAATTACAGCTTATACAAAACGTAGAAATTCCCGAAGATATTCATATCGGTATTCAATTCGGCAAAGCGCCAAAAGAGGATGATTCTGATGATTGGGGCGGTGTCCGGCGCTATATCAGTAAAAATGGTGCCCTTGTTTTAACGGATGCTTTTACTTATATAAATATGGGAAAGCCCCTATCTTTTATTGAGTTTTTAATGTGGGGCTATACCCAGTTTGACACTGAGCGCCTTATGTTGGTAATGTCCGGGCATAGTGCGGGATTTGCCGGAATCATGATGGAATATTATCGTGAAACCTTAGATTTAATAAGTATCCAAGACTTTACGCAAGGCTTAGCTTATTTTCATCAGCAAACGGGAAAGAATATCGATATATTACTCTTTGATACCTGCTATATGAATACGATAGAAGTTTGGTATGAATTGGCCTTAACGTCAGGGCATCCCATCGAATATCTGCTATTGCCCCAAAATTCGCCCATAGAAGGTTTACCATGTCATGCGCTTATTGATTTGCTGACAAAAAACGAAAAGGAAAATTTTAGTGTCGAAGACACCGCAAAGAACATAACCCTATCGTTTAGTCAAAAATTCAGCAATGATTATGCCGTTTTTGCTGTTTCCCTTGACAAGGCGCATTTTCTCACACTAAAAGAACTGATCAACAGTTTAGCAAATTTAATGATAGATAATAACTTATTTGACAGATTGCCAAGTTTATATGCTAAGCCTTCCGCACTCATCAGTTTATATGACCTCGTGCGGCAGCTTAAGGCATGCTTTAGTGCCGAAAATGCCTGCTGCAGCGAACTTGAAAATATACTCGCGCAGCTTGTTTTGTCTCCTAAGTTAAGTGAATTTCAACAACACCGGAATATAGGGCCCTGCCTATATTTACCTAATGATCCCGCGCAATATTTTAAATTTCAAACATATTACGACGAACTAGCATTTGCCCGTAATAATAGGTGGCTGGAGGTTTTACGACGAAAAAGGGGATAA
- a CDS encoding TetR/AcrR family transcriptional regulator, translating into MADTKENILQAALRLFAKDGYEAVSVSTIAGELGMTKGALYKHYKNKRDIFDCIVERMYQIDALRAKEYGS; encoded by the coding sequence ATGGCTGACACAAAAGAAAACATTTTGCAAGCTGCGCTTCGCTTATTTGCGAAAGATGGCTATGAAGCGGTTTCCGTCAGCACCATAGCCGGAGAGCTCGGAATGACCAAAGGAGCCTTATATAAGCACTATAAAAATAAGCGGGATATATTTGACTGCATTGTGGAGCGTATGTATCAAATAGATGCCCTGCGCGCAAAAGAATATGGTTCCTGA
- the rsgA gene encoding ribosome small subunit-dependent GTPase A — MMMDSGQTGGHAIIHHILPRKSVFIRKAAGTAHREQVIAANIDTVFICMSLNSDFNPRRLERYLSVCWDSGSMPVVVLTKADLCEDVAEKLSSIEAVTMGTDVLVTSAIEQDGYRQILPHIREGQTVALIGSSGVGKSTLINRLIGDELLDTQGLRNDDKGRHTTTRRELFLLPNGGLVIDTPGMRELGLWDAAGGLDKAFSDLEELSACCKFGDCTHGAEPGCAIRKAIEEGTLSEKRLESYKKLQRELSYSGLNARQLENEKINRMFGGKGETKQAVKHCKEKNNR, encoded by the coding sequence GTGATGATGGACAGCGGCCAAACTGGCGGCCACGCAATCATTCATCATATCCTGCCGAGAAAAAGCGTGTTTATCCGTAAAGCGGCGGGAACCGCCCACCGGGAGCAGGTAATCGCCGCCAATATAGATACGGTGTTTATCTGTATGTCACTCAATAGTGATTTCAACCCGCGACGCTTGGAGCGCTACCTGTCTGTTTGTTGGGATAGCGGGTCTATGCCGGTGGTGGTGTTGACAAAGGCTGATTTGTGTGAAGATGTCGCCGAAAAGCTATCATCTATCGAAGCGGTTACGATGGGCACGGATGTTCTTGTTACCTCCGCAATCGAGCAGGATGGATATAGGCAGATTTTGCCCCATATCCGAGAGGGGCAGACCGTTGCGCTGATCGGCTCGTCAGGTGTGGGAAAATCGACGCTTATCAACCGCCTGATCGGTGACGAGCTGTTGGATACGCAGGGGCTGCGTAACGATGATAAAGGGCGGCATACCACCACAAGGCGCGAACTGTTTTTATTGCCAAACGGTGGTTTGGTAATCGACACGCCCGGTATGCGCGAACTTGGACTATGGGATGCAGCCGGGGGGTTGGATAAAGCCTTTTCTGATTTGGAAGAATTGTCCGCTTGCTGTAAGTTTGGCGACTGTACCCACGGAGCAGAGCCGGGCTGTGCGATAAGAAAAGCGATCGAAGAAGGAACGCTGTCGGAAAAGCGGTTAGAGAGCTACAAAAAATTACAGCGCGAACTATCGTATAGCGGCCTGAATGCCCGCCAGCTTGAAAATGAGAAAATCAATAGAATGTTTGGCGGCAAAGGCGAAACGAAGCAGGCTGTGAAGCATTGCAAAGAGAAAAACAACAGATAA